Proteins found in one Bacillus subtilis subsp. subtilis str. 168 genomic segment:
- the comZ gene encoding putative late competence gene (Evidence 3: Putative function from multiple computational evidences; PubMedId: 10940045; Product type f: factor), which translates to MQHEKSLEFLQIAMKYLPEAKEQLEKSGIELSMEAIQPFMNLFTTVMAEAYELGKSDAKSETE; encoded by the coding sequence ATGCAGCACGAAAAATCACTTGAATTCTTGCAAATTGCCATGAAATATCTCCCTGAAGCGAAAGAACAGCTTGAGAAATCAGGCATTGAGCTCTCAATGGAGGCCATCCAGCCGTTTATGAATCTATTTACAACGGTAATGGCGGAAGCTTATGAGCTTGGCAAGTCTGACGCTAAATCTGAAACAGAATAA
- the appB gene encoding oligopeptide ABC transporter (permease) (Evidence 1a: Function from experimental evidences in the studied strain; PubMedId: 7997159, 15849754, 16850406, 26728191; Product type t: transporter), which produces MAAYIIRRTLMSIPILLGITILSFVIMKAAPGDPMTLMMDPKISQADREQFIEKYGLNDPQYVQYLKWLGNMVQGDFGTSIVRKGTPVSELIMARLPNTLLLMLVSTILALMISIPFGVLSAKRPYSKIDYGITFTSFIGLAIPNFWFGLILIMVLSVNLGWFPTGGVETLNTEFNIFDRIHHLILPAFVLATADMAGLTRYTRSNMLDVLNQDYIRTARAKGFKENRVLFKHGLRNALLPVITIFGLMIPSFIGGSVVVEQIFTWPGLGKLFVDSAFQRDYPVIMAMTVISAVLVVVGNLIADILYAIVDPRIEY; this is translated from the coding sequence ATGGCTGCATATATTATCAGAAGAACCTTAATGTCTATCCCGATTTTATTGGGAATTACGATTTTATCATTTGTTATCATGAAAGCCGCGCCCGGAGATCCGATGACATTAATGATGGACCCGAAAATCAGCCAGGCTGACAGAGAGCAGTTTATTGAAAAATACGGTCTGAATGATCCTCAGTACGTTCAATATTTAAAGTGGCTAGGCAACATGGTGCAGGGTGATTTCGGAACGTCTATTGTCAGAAAAGGAACGCCTGTTTCAGAATTGATTATGGCAAGACTACCCAATACGCTCCTGCTGATGCTGGTTTCAACGATTTTGGCTCTTATGATTTCTATTCCGTTCGGTGTCCTGTCGGCAAAGCGGCCGTATTCAAAAATCGACTATGGCATTACATTTACCTCGTTTATAGGCCTGGCTATTCCAAACTTTTGGTTTGGATTAATTTTGATTATGGTGTTATCGGTAAATCTCGGCTGGTTTCCAACTGGGGGTGTCGAGACACTGAATACCGAATTCAATATATTTGACCGGATTCATCATTTAATTCTGCCTGCATTCGTTCTAGCTACAGCTGACATGGCCGGACTGACGAGATACACGAGATCCAATATGCTTGATGTATTAAATCAAGATTATATTCGCACAGCGAGAGCAAAAGGATTTAAAGAGAACAGAGTGCTATTTAAACATGGATTGAGGAATGCATTATTACCCGTCATTACAATTTTCGGTTTGATGATTCCTTCATTTATCGGCGGATCTGTCGTTGTCGAACAAATTTTCACTTGGCCGGGATTAGGAAAGCTGTTTGTCGATTCAGCATTCCAGCGCGATTATCCGGTTATCATGGCAATGACTGTGATCTCGGCGGTTCTTGTCGTTGTCGGAAACCTCATTGCAGACATCCTTTACGCGATTGTTGATCCGCGGATCGAATATTAA
- the med gene encoding positive regulator of comK (Evidence 1a: Function from experimental evidences in the studied strain; PubMedId: 1203607, 21622736, 22720735; Product type lp: lipoprotein), with the protein MITRLVMIFSVLLLLSGCGQTPFKGKIEKVGMLFPDTINDLVWGTKGYKGLLNIQSKYNVDVYYKEGVKTEEDIINAIEDFHKRGVNLLYGHGSEYAEVFNLVGEDYPDMEFVISNAKAKADNVTSVHFSGEAMGFFGGMTAAHMSKTNQVGVIASFTWQPEVDGFIKGAKYENPDIEVNTKYTDHWDDDTTAVKLYQKMKNEGADVVYPAGDGYNVPVIQQIKKDGLYAIGYVTDQSDLGENTVLTSTVQNVDKAYEIIAEQFNKGTLEGGDHYYDLNTGVVEMGTFSPLVDQDFQQRIAKLIKTYNKTGELPKNE; encoded by the coding sequence TTGATCACAAGGCTTGTCATGATCTTTTCTGTCCTCCTTTTATTGAGTGGATGTGGACAAACTCCGTTCAAAGGAAAAATTGAGAAGGTCGGCATGCTCTTTCCTGATACGATTAATGACCTCGTATGGGGCACAAAAGGGTATAAAGGATTACTGAATATACAATCCAAATACAATGTGGACGTCTATTATAAAGAAGGCGTTAAAACAGAAGAAGATATCATAAATGCGATTGAGGATTTTCATAAGAGGGGCGTCAATCTGCTCTACGGCCATGGGAGTGAATATGCTGAGGTGTTTAACTTGGTCGGCGAAGATTATCCAGATATGGAATTCGTCATTTCCAATGCGAAAGCGAAAGCTGATAATGTAACAAGTGTCCATTTTAGCGGGGAAGCAATGGGCTTTTTTGGAGGAATGACTGCTGCCCATATGTCGAAAACGAATCAGGTCGGTGTAATTGCTTCCTTTACGTGGCAGCCTGAGGTTGACGGTTTTATCAAAGGGGCCAAGTATGAAAATCCGGATATAGAGGTAAATACGAAATATACGGATCATTGGGATGATGATACAACAGCAGTAAAGCTTTATCAGAAAATGAAGAACGAAGGCGCGGATGTTGTGTATCCCGCCGGAGACGGGTATAATGTTCCTGTTATTCAGCAAATCAAAAAAGACGGTCTTTATGCCATAGGCTACGTCACAGATCAATCGGATCTGGGCGAGAATACCGTATTAACCAGCACGGTGCAAAATGTGGACAAGGCCTATGAAATCATTGCTGAACAATTTAATAAAGGCACCCTTGAGGGCGGCGATCATTACTACGACCTGAACACGGGAGTCGTTGAGATGGGAACATTCAGCCCGCTCGTCGATCAAGACTTTCAGCAAAGAATCGCCAAGCTGATCAAAACATACAACAAAACAGGCGAGCTGCCAAAAAACGAGTAA
- the appD gene encoding oligopeptide ABC transporter (ATP-binding protein) (Evidence 1a: Function from experimental evidences in the studied strain; PubMedId: 7997159, 25755103, 26728191; Product type t: transporter), which translates to MSTLLEVNNLKTYFFRKKEPIPAVDGVDFHISKGETVALVGESGSGKSITSLSIMGLVQSSGGKIMDGSIKLEDKDLTSFTENDYCKIRGNEVSMIFQEPMTSLNPVLTIGEQITEVLIYHKNMKKKEARQRAVELLQMVGFSRAEQIMKEYPHRLSGGMRQRVMIAIALSCNPKLLIADEPTTALDVTIQAQVLELMKDLCQKFNTSILLITHDLGVVSEAADRVIVMYCGQVVENATVDDLFLEPLHPYTEGLLTSIPVIDGEIDKLNAIKGSVPTPDNLPPGCRFAPRCPKAMDKCWTNQPSLLTHKSGRTVRCFLYEEEGAEQS; encoded by the coding sequence ATGAGCACACTTTTAGAAGTGAATAATTTAAAGACTTATTTTTTCAGGAAAAAGGAGCCGATCCCTGCGGTTGACGGAGTCGATTTTCACATCAGCAAAGGCGAAACCGTCGCGCTTGTAGGTGAATCGGGCTCCGGAAAAAGCATTACTTCTTTATCAATTATGGGCCTCGTCCAAAGCTCAGGCGGAAAAATCATGGACGGCTCTATTAAACTCGAAGACAAAGACCTCACCTCATTCACTGAAAACGATTATTGCAAAATCCGCGGTAACGAAGTATCCATGATCTTTCAGGAACCAATGACCTCCCTTAATCCGGTGTTAACAATCGGAGAACAAATTACCGAAGTGCTGATTTACCATAAAAACATGAAGAAAAAAGAAGCCCGTCAACGAGCTGTTGAACTCTTGCAGATGGTCGGTTTCTCCCGGGCGGAGCAAATTATGAAGGAGTACCCGCATCGGCTGTCCGGCGGTATGAGACAGAGGGTGATGATTGCCATCGCACTGAGCTGTAATCCTAAACTGCTCATTGCTGATGAACCAACGACAGCGCTGGACGTGACAATACAAGCCCAGGTGCTGGAGCTCATGAAAGATCTCTGTCAGAAGTTCAATACATCGATTCTTCTCATCACACACGACTTAGGTGTCGTGTCTGAAGCTGCCGATAGAGTGATTGTCATGTACTGCGGACAAGTCGTAGAAAACGCCACTGTTGATGACTTATTTTTAGAACCGCTTCATCCGTATACAGAAGGCCTGCTTACGTCAATTCCTGTTATAGATGGAGAGATTGATAAATTAAATGCGATTAAAGGCAGTGTGCCTACACCGGATAATCTGCCGCCGGGGTGCCGTTTTGCCCCAAGGTGCCCGAAAGCTATGGATAAGTGCTGGACAAATCAGCCTTCGCTTTTGACACACAAAAGCGGAAGAACGGTGAGATGCTTTTTATATGAGGAAGAGGGTGCCGAACAATCATGA
- the yjaZ gene encoding hypothetical protein (Evidence 4: Unknown function but conserved in other organisms): MSVEQTYSWLRKAGSIDDLAHYIIPLFSGAEKKNWKGILGHLQHHGMFKNIKEGIQTVSKLKEKGFYGHIQKEEQYLKNKWQGPDVPIVTLPVDERNRRIRLEFGSKSGLAFQDKMFLFLSSDLDFGSVSALMTHEYHHVCRLGHLTKEEKDVTLLDTIIMEGLAEYAVYERFGRSQTAEWTTWYTPEQLQALYEKKIAPHRDIKRDNRLFPQLLFGKGYQPKMLGYAVGFNIVKKYLTASKASTADGLSIPAETFLDAML, from the coding sequence ATGAGTGTAGAACAAACATATAGCTGGCTCAGGAAGGCCGGTTCAATAGATGATTTGGCGCATTACATTATCCCGCTTTTTTCAGGTGCGGAGAAAAAGAACTGGAAGGGCATTCTGGGGCATCTTCAGCATCATGGGATGTTTAAAAACATAAAAGAGGGTATTCAGACGGTTTCCAAGCTGAAGGAAAAAGGTTTTTACGGACATATCCAAAAGGAAGAACAGTACCTCAAAAACAAATGGCAAGGTCCTGATGTACCAATTGTTACGCTGCCGGTTGATGAACGAAACAGGAGAATCCGTTTAGAATTCGGATCAAAATCAGGACTCGCCTTTCAAGACAAAATGTTCCTTTTTCTTTCGTCAGATTTAGATTTTGGGTCGGTATCTGCCCTTATGACGCATGAGTATCATCACGTTTGCCGGTTAGGTCATCTGACAAAAGAGGAAAAGGATGTCACATTACTTGATACAATCATCATGGAAGGGCTGGCGGAATATGCTGTTTATGAGAGGTTCGGCCGAAGTCAAACGGCTGAATGGACGACTTGGTATACACCGGAACAGCTTCAGGCTTTATATGAAAAAAAGATTGCGCCCCATCGGGATATCAAACGGGATAATCGATTATTTCCCCAGCTGTTATTCGGCAAAGGATATCAGCCAAAAATGCTTGGATACGCAGTTGGATTCAATATTGTAAAAAAATATTTAACCGCCAGCAAGGCAAGCACCGCAGACGGGCTGTCCATTCCTGCTGAGACCTTTTTGGATGCAATGCTTTAA
- the fabF gene encoding beta-ketoacyl-acyl carrier protein synthase II (involved in pimelate synthesis) (Evidence 1a: Function from experimental evidences in the studied strain; PubMedId: 11325930, 12682299, 16436705, 18384517, 21542858, 28196402; Product type e : enzyme) codes for MTKKRVVVTGLGALSPLGNDVDTSWNNAINGVSGIGPITRVDAEEYPAKVAAELKDFNVEDYMDKKEARKMDRFTQYAVVAAKMAVEDADLNITDEIAPRVGVWVGSGIGGLETLESQFEIFLTKGPRRVSPFFVPMMIPDMATGQISIALGAKGVNSCTVTACATGTNSIGDAFKVIQRGDADVMVTGGTEAPLTRMSFAGFSANKALSTNPDPKTASRPFDKNRDGFVMGEGAGIIVLEELEHALARGAKIYGEIVGYGSTGDAYHITAPAQDGEGGARAMQEAIKDAGIAPEEIDYINAHGTSTYYNDKYETMAIKTVFGEHAHKLAVSSTKSMTGHLLGAAGGIEAIFSILAIKEGVIPPTINIQTPDEECDLDYVPDEARRQELNYVLSNSLGFGGHNATLIFKKYQS; via the coding sequence ATGACTAAAAAAAGAGTAGTTGTTACAGGACTTGGAGCATTATCTCCACTTGGCAACGACGTCGATACAAGTTGGAATAACGCAATCAACGGTGTGTCCGGAATCGGTCCGATCACTCGTGTTGACGCTGAAGAATATCCGGCAAAAGTTGCCGCTGAATTAAAAGATTTTAATGTTGAAGATTATATGGATAAAAAAGAAGCCAGAAAAATGGACCGCTTTACACAATATGCGGTTGTGGCTGCGAAAATGGCGGTTGAAGATGCAGATCTTAACATTACCGATGAGATCGCGCCGAGAGTCGGTGTTTGGGTAGGCTCCGGTATCGGAGGACTTGAAACACTAGAGTCTCAATTTGAAATCTTCTTAACAAAAGGCCCAAGACGGGTAAGCCCGTTTTTCGTGCCAATGATGATTCCTGACATGGCGACAGGCCAGATTTCTATTGCATTAGGAGCAAAAGGGGTGAACTCTTGTACGGTTACAGCATGTGCTACAGGAACGAACTCCATCGGTGACGCGTTTAAGGTTATTCAGCGCGGTGATGCAGACGTGATGGTCACAGGCGGAACAGAAGCGCCGCTGACAAGAATGTCATTCGCCGGCTTTAGTGCCAACAAAGCGCTGTCTACTAATCCAGATCCGAAAACAGCGAGCCGCCCGTTTGATAAAAACCGTGATGGCTTTGTCATGGGGGAAGGTGCAGGGATTATCGTTCTTGAAGAACTTGAGCATGCCCTGGCCCGCGGCGCTAAAATTTACGGAGAAATTGTCGGCTACGGCTCAACCGGAGACGCTTATCATATCACAGCGCCGGCCCAAGACGGTGAAGGCGGAGCGAGAGCGATGCAAGAAGCCATTAAAGATGCAGGCATTGCACCTGAAGAAATTGATTACATCAATGCTCACGGGACAAGCACGTATTACAACGACAAATACGAAACAATGGCGATTAAGACCGTTTTTGGCGAGCATGCGCATAAACTTGCGGTAAGCTCTACAAAATCGATGACAGGCCACCTCTTAGGAGCAGCCGGCGGTATTGAAGCCATTTTCTCTATCCTGGCCATTAAAGAAGGCGTGATTCCGCCGACAATCAATATTCAAACACCTGACGAAGAATGTGATTTGGATTATGTGCCTGATGAAGCCCGCAGACAGGAACTTAATTATGTTCTCAGCAACTCATTAGGATTCGGCGGACACAACGCAACATTAATCTTTAAAAAATATCAATCATAA
- the yjzB gene encoding spore coat protein (Evidence 1a: Function from experimental evidences in the studied strain; PubMedId: 16391061, 22171814, 27227299; Product type cp: cell process), with protein MQLDVFSRMMFGDAAKPTEEKEEEQQEEVSQVSQTNDEETINYMHIMDQIGSIMNSLDQIKPALKELAPMLSAIKKKIM; from the coding sequence ATGCAGTTGGATGTGTTTTCAAGAATGATGTTCGGCGATGCAGCAAAACCAACAGAAGAGAAGGAGGAGGAACAGCAAGAGGAAGTTTCTCAGGTTTCTCAGACAAACGACGAAGAGACGATTAATTACATGCATATTATGGACCAAATCGGTTCAATTATGAACTCTCTTGATCAAATCAAGCCCGCTTTAAAGGAGCTTGCGCCCATGCTCTCCGCTATTAAAAAGAAAATCATGTGA
- the fabHA gene encoding beta-ketoacyl-acyl carrier protein synthase III 1 (Evidence 1a: Function from experimental evidences in the studied strain; PubMedId: 10629181, 11959561, 21542858, 25196128; Product type e: enzyme), giving the protein MKAGILGVGRYIPEKVLTNHDLEKMVETSDEWIRTRTGIEERRIAADDVFSSHMAVAAAKNALEQAEVAAEDLDMILVATVTPDQSFPTVSCMIQEQLGAKKACAMDISAACAGFMYGVVTGKQFIESGTYKHVLVVGVEKLSSITDWEDRNTAVLFGDGAGAAVVGPVSDDRGILSFELGADGTGGQHLYLNEKRHTIMNGREVFKFAVRQMGESCVNVIEKAGLSKEDVDFLIPHQANIRIMEAARERLELPVEKMSKTVHKYGNTSAASIPISLVEELEAGKIKDGDVVVMVGFGGGLTWGAIAIRWGR; this is encoded by the coding sequence ATGAAAGCTGGAATACTTGGTGTTGGACGTTACATTCCTGAGAAGGTTTTAACAAATCATGATCTTGAAAAAATGGTTGAAACTTCTGACGAGTGGATTCGTACAAGAACAGGAATAGAAGAAAGAAGAATCGCAGCAGATGATGTGTTTTCATCACATATGGCTGTTGCAGCAGCGAAAAATGCGCTGGAACAAGCTGAAGTGGCTGCTGAGGATCTGGATATGATCTTGGTTGCAACTGTTACACCTGATCAGTCATTCCCTACGGTCTCTTGTATGATTCAAGAACAACTCGGCGCGAAGAAAGCGTGTGCTATGGATATCAGCGCGGCTTGTGCGGGCTTCATGTACGGGGTTGTAACCGGTAAACAATTTATTGAATCCGGAACCTACAAGCATGTTCTAGTTGTTGGTGTAGAGAAGCTCTCAAGCATTACCGACTGGGAAGACCGCAATACAGCCGTTCTGTTTGGAGACGGAGCAGGCGCTGCGGTAGTCGGGCCAGTCAGTGATGACAGAGGAATCCTTTCATTTGAACTAGGAGCCGACGGCACAGGCGGTCAGCACTTGTATCTGAATGAAAAACGACATACAATCATGAATGGACGAGAAGTTTTCAAATTTGCAGTCCGCCAAATGGGAGAATCATGCGTAAATGTCATTGAAAAAGCCGGACTTTCAAAAGAGGATGTCGACTTTTTGATTCCGCATCAGGCGAACATCCGTATCATGGAAGCTGCTCGCGAGCGTTTAGAGCTTCCTGTCGAAAAGATGTCTAAAACTGTTCATAAATATGGAAATACTTCTGCCGCATCCATTCCGATCTCTCTTGTAGAAGAATTGGAAGCCGGTAAAATCAAAGACGGCGATGTGGTCGTTATGGTAGGGTTCGGCGGAGGACTAACATGGGGCGCCATTGCAATCCGCTGGGGCCGATAA
- the appF gene encoding oligopeptide ABC transporter (ATP-binding protein) (Evidence 1a: Function from experimental evidences in the studied strain; PubMedId: 7997159, 25755103, 26728191, 22720735; Product type t: transporter), translating into MTAANQETILELRDVKKYFPIRSGLFQRKVGDVKAVDGVSFSLKKGETLGIVGESGCGKSTAGRTMIRLYKPTEGQILFKGQDISNLSEEKLRKSVRKNIQMVFQDPFASLNPRKTLRSIIKEPFNTHNMYTMRERNEKVEELLARVGLHPSFAGRYPHEFSGGQRQRIGIARALTLNPELIIADEPVSALDVSIQAQVINLMEELQEEFNLTYLFISHDLSVVRHISDRVGVMYLGKMMELTGKHELYDNPLHPYTQALLSSVPVTRKRGSVKRERIVLKGELPSPANPPKGCVFHTRCPVAKPICKEQIPEFKEAAPSHFVACHLYS; encoded by the coding sequence ATGACAGCAGCTAATCAAGAAACAATCTTAGAGCTTCGTGACGTAAAAAAATACTTTCCGATCCGGTCAGGCCTTTTTCAAAGAAAAGTCGGTGATGTAAAAGCGGTGGATGGTGTTTCATTTTCGTTAAAAAAAGGAGAAACACTCGGAATCGTTGGAGAGTCGGGCTGCGGAAAATCGACTGCCGGCAGAACGATGATCAGACTGTACAAACCGACAGAGGGCCAAATTCTTTTTAAAGGGCAGGATATTTCCAATCTGTCAGAGGAGAAGCTGCGGAAGAGTGTCCGCAAAAATATTCAAATGGTTTTCCAAGATCCATTTGCTTCGTTAAACCCGAGAAAGACCCTGCGTTCCATCATAAAGGAGCCGTTTAATACGCACAACATGTATACCATGCGTGAACGAAACGAAAAAGTTGAAGAGCTGCTTGCAAGAGTAGGGCTTCACCCGTCGTTTGCCGGCCGTTATCCCCATGAGTTTTCAGGCGGCCAGCGTCAGCGGATCGGCATTGCCAGAGCACTCACTTTGAATCCAGAGCTGATCATTGCAGATGAGCCGGTTTCCGCACTTGATGTATCCATTCAGGCCCAAGTGATTAACTTGATGGAGGAATTACAGGAAGAATTTAATCTTACGTATCTATTTATCTCTCATGATCTGAGTGTCGTCCGCCATATCAGCGACAGAGTCGGAGTAATGTATCTTGGCAAAATGATGGAACTGACCGGCAAGCATGAGCTTTATGACAACCCGCTTCACCCATATACCCAAGCGCTTTTATCCTCCGTTCCGGTTACAAGAAAAAGAGGTTCTGTCAAACGTGAACGCATTGTCCTGAAGGGAGAACTGCCTAGTCCGGCCAACCCGCCAAAAGGCTGCGTATTCCACACAAGATGTCCTGTTGCAAAACCGATATGCAAGGAACAAATACCAGAATTTAAAGAAGCTGCTCCCAGCCACTTTGTGGCTTGTCACCTTTATAGCTAA
- the appC gene encoding oligopeptide ABC transporter (permease) (Evidence 1a: Function from experimental evidences in the studied strain; PubMedId: 7997159, 15849754, 16850406, 26728191; Product type t: transporter) — MSELQTTPSPEIRLKENISKKPETMTKIFWEKFSKNKLAILGAVILFIIIMSAVFAPLIAPYPQEQQSLLDKYKAPGLEHLMGTDKFGRDIFSRILYGARVSLLVGFASVVGSILIGTVLGALAGYFRGIVDAVIMRVVDIVLSIPDIFLLITLVTIFKPGVDKLILIFCLTGWTTTARLVRGEFLSLRSREYVLAAKTIGTKTHKIIFSHILPNALGPIIVSATLKVGSVILAESALSYLGFGIQPPIASWGNMLQDAQNFTVMIQAWWYPLFPGLFILMTVLCFNFVGDGLRDALDPKNIK, encoded by the coding sequence ATGTCAGAGCTGCAAACAACTCCCTCGCCGGAGATCAGGCTGAAAGAAAATATTTCGAAAAAGCCAGAAACAATGACAAAGATTTTCTGGGAAAAATTCTCGAAAAACAAACTGGCCATTTTAGGTGCCGTTATTCTTTTTATCATTATTATGTCTGCTGTTTTCGCCCCTTTAATTGCACCTTATCCCCAAGAGCAGCAAAGCCTGCTTGATAAATATAAGGCGCCGGGCCTTGAACATCTGATGGGAACGGATAAATTTGGACGTGATATTTTCAGCCGGATCCTATATGGAGCGCGTGTCTCTTTATTGGTTGGATTTGCGTCCGTAGTCGGTTCGATTTTGATCGGAACGGTTTTAGGAGCATTAGCCGGATATTTCAGAGGAATAGTGGATGCTGTCATTATGCGTGTAGTTGACATTGTGTTATCCATTCCTGATATTTTCTTGTTGATCACGCTGGTCACCATCTTCAAGCCGGGTGTGGACAAATTGATTTTAATTTTCTGTCTCACAGGATGGACCACAACAGCACGATTAGTAAGGGGAGAATTCTTGTCGCTCCGTTCAAGGGAATATGTTCTTGCTGCTAAAACAATTGGAACAAAAACGCACAAAATTATTTTTTCTCATATCCTGCCCAATGCGTTAGGGCCGATTATCGTGTCAGCTACGCTGAAAGTTGGGTCTGTTATTCTAGCTGAATCGGCGCTAAGCTACTTGGGCTTTGGAATCCAGCCGCCAATCGCTAGCTGGGGGAACATGCTTCAAGACGCACAGAATTTCACAGTAATGATTCAAGCATGGTGGTACCCGTTATTTCCCGGGCTATTTATTTTAATGACCGTTTTATGCTTCAACTTTGTCGGTGATGGCCTGCGGGATGCGCTTGACCCGAAAAATATTAAATAA
- the yjaV gene encoding putative NAD(P) binding enzyme (Evidence 3: Putative function from multiple computational evidences; PubMedId: 14523133; Product type e: enzyme), translating to MESTLIVGADEFFGLSLCERMMDEGIHVDVVLAETEDKMRQMYLEERLMWLGRNELFRQLEHIGDQNYDTICIQFGSFLPLDQYDSPYILVYEEDRKEWDKREKTGSEKTVILPKMYGPWKEETEEDGYYTNDVADELLRFLLEPSRHSKDQLFELQVTEKTSKEEAKTKIIEWKRQFSSIFDKY from the coding sequence ATGGAATCAACGCTGATTGTAGGTGCGGACGAATTTTTCGGCCTTTCATTATGTGAGCGAATGATGGATGAAGGCATACATGTTGACGTTGTTCTGGCGGAAACAGAAGATAAAATGAGACAAATGTACTTAGAAGAAAGACTCATGTGGCTTGGGAGAAATGAACTCTTTCGCCAGCTTGAACACATTGGAGACCAAAATTATGATACAATTTGTATCCAGTTCGGAAGTTTTTTGCCTTTAGACCAATATGATTCTCCTTATATTTTAGTATATGAAGAAGACCGAAAAGAATGGGATAAACGTGAAAAAACAGGCTCGGAAAAAACCGTGATCCTGCCGAAAATGTACGGGCCATGGAAAGAAGAAACAGAGGAAGACGGCTATTACACAAACGACGTGGCTGACGAGTTGCTGAGATTCCTGTTAGAACCAAGCCGTCATAGCAAAGATCAGCTTTTTGAATTGCAAGTCACAGAGAAAACCTCAAAAGAAGAAGCAAAAACAAAAATTATCGAGTGGAAAAGACAATTTTCATCAATTTTCGACAAATATTAA